In Fusobacterium perfoetens ATCC 29250, a genomic segment contains:
- a CDS encoding DUF1385 domain-containing protein, with the protein MNNRCRNVGGQAVIEGVMMRNGSLIATAVRRPNGEIVYKRTNLSLKRKKLSEIPFVRGVVTLFDSLVIGMKELTFSANQSEENEEEQLTNKEAVLTTSLSLALGIGLFIVLPSIISSFLFQENKGYVNLCEGILRLVFFLLYIWGISFSDDIKRVFEYHGAEHKTIYAYENDLELTPENAKKFTTLHPRCGTSFLLTVMLIAIIVFSSIDYILPTPETLYMKILLRVFLRILLMPLIAGLSYEFQRFSSKHLDNFFIRMLAMPGMALQKITTKEPSVEQLEVAIVAMKISLGQEVENAIEIDK; encoded by the coding sequence ATGAATAATAGATGCAGAAATGTAGGAGGTCAAGCTGTAATAGAAGGAGTTATGATGAGAAATGGTTCTTTAATAGCTACTGCTGTTAGAAGACCTAATGGTGAAATTGTATATAAAAGAACAAATTTATCATTAAAAAGAAAAAAATTATCAGAAATTCCATTTGTAAGAGGAGTGGTAACTTTATTTGATTCTCTTGTAATAGGAATGAAAGAATTAACATTTTCAGCAAATCAAAGTGAAGAAAATGAAGAAGAACAATTAACAAACAAGGAGGCAGTATTAACAACATCTCTTTCATTAGCTTTAGGTATAGGACTTTTTATAGTTTTACCTTCAATAATAAGTAGTTTTTTATTTCAAGAAAATAAAGGATATGTAAATTTATGTGAAGGAATATTGAGACTTGTATTCTTTTTACTTTATATTTGGGGAATTTCATTTTCAGATGATATAAAAAGAGTATTTGAATATCATGGGGCTGAACATAAAACTATTTATGCCTATGAAAATGACTTAGAATTAACTCCAGAAAATGCAAAAAAATTTACAACTTTACATCCAAGATGTGGAACAAGTTTTTTATTAACTGTTATGTTAATAGCAATTATTGTATTTAGTTCAATCGATTATATATTGCCAACACCAGAAACATTATATATGAAAATATTATTAAGAGTATTTTTAAGAATATTACTAATGCCTTTAATAGCTGGATTATCTTATGAATTTCAAAGATTTTCTAGCAAACATTTAGATAATTTTTTTATAAGAATGTTAGCAATGCCAGGTATGGCATTACAAAAAATAACAACAAAAGAACCAAGTGTTGAACAATTAGAAGTAGCAATAGTAGCAATGAAAATATCTCTTGGACAAGAGGTAGAAAATGCTATTGAAATAGATAAATAG
- a CDS encoding PP2C family protein-serine/threonine phosphatase, whose amino-acid sequence MLIYFIILILIITFIIFLKIQEKTNINTIEKILKSLNEKKIYDKIPAGLKEEYMETLHKIIKQDLELDNSIFELREYRKELEVTYNTLLEKSKKLEYSNQSLEEKVTSLSNINALSRTVLSIMDLDHIINIILDAYFVLTGAKKISLYLWEEGKLVNKKVRGDIGFKGEVSFPEVTLKEFTYRDYKRVYEELKKEFPIKEEEIIIVSPLLIKEKEFGVIYIVEDKDKFTTNDEETISALAIQVAIAINNAKMYADLRVKERISQELEVAAKIQEKILPQNVSNIYGLQIEKYFNPAKEIGGDYYDYSVIDDENFSITIADVSGKGVPAAFLMALGRSIMKTLEIQKLTPANTLKILNKIIYPDITEDMFITMLHSNFNYKTKILTYSNAGHNPLVVYKAKNDEIQLHTTKGVAIGFLDDYRYCQKELKLDKGDIVVYYTDGITETENHEKELFGIERLKEVIYKSKDKTPCQIKDMILDAINNFRKGYQQVDDLTFVIIKNTEDSEIE is encoded by the coding sequence ATGCTAATATATTTTATAATATTAATTTTAATAATAACATTTATAATATTTTTAAAAATCCAAGAAAAAACAAATATAAATACAATAGAAAAAATTTTAAAAAGTTTAAATGAAAAAAAAATATATGATAAAATTCCAGCTGGTTTAAAAGAAGAATACATGGAAACTTTACATAAAATAATAAAACAAGATTTAGAATTAGATAATTCTATATTTGAATTAAGAGAATATAGAAAAGAATTAGAGGTAACATATAATACTTTGTTGGAAAAATCAAAAAAATTAGAATATTCTAATCAAAGTTTAGAAGAAAAAGTTACATCTTTATCAAATATAAATGCTCTTTCAAGAACCGTTTTATCAATAATGGATTTAGACCACATTATAAATATTATTTTGGATGCTTATTTTGTATTGACAGGAGCTAAAAAAATATCTCTTTATTTGTGGGAAGAAGGGAAACTAGTTAATAAAAAAGTAAGAGGGGATATAGGATTTAAAGGGGAAGTTTCTTTTCCAGAAGTAACTTTAAAAGAATTTACTTATAGAGATTATAAAAGAGTTTATGAGGAATTAAAAAAAGAATTTCCAATAAAAGAAGAGGAAATAATAATAGTTTCTCCACTTTTAATAAAAGAGAAAGAATTTGGAGTAATATACATAGTAGAGGATAAAGATAAATTTACTACAAATGATGAAGAAACAATATCAGCTTTAGCTATTCAAGTGGCTATAGCTATAAATAATGCTAAAATGTATGCTGATTTAAGAGTAAAAGAAAGAATTTCTCAAGAATTAGAAGTAGCAGCTAAAATTCAAGAAAAAATACTTCCTCAAAATGTATCTAATATTTATGGACTTCAAATTGAAAAATATTTTAATCCTGCTAAAGAAATAGGAGGAGATTATTATGATTATTCTGTGATAGATGATGAGAATTTTTCTATCACTATAGCTGATGTTAGTGGAAAAGGAGTACCAGCTGCATTTTTAATGGCTTTAGGTCGTTCGATTATGAAAACCTTAGAAATACAAAAACTAACTCCAGCTAATACTTTGAAAATTCTTAATAAAATAATATATCCTGATATAACAGAAGATATGTTTATAACAATGTTACATAGTAATTTTAATTATAAAACAAAAATTTTAACATATTCTAATGCAGGTCATAATCCATTAGTTGTATATAAGGCAAAAAATGATGAGATACAATTACATACAACAAAAGGTGTAGCTATAGGATTTTTAGATGATTATAGATATTGTCAAAAAGAATTAAAATTAGATAAAGGGGATATAGTAGTATATTATACTGATGGAATAACTGAGACAGAAAATCATGAGAAAGAATTATTTGGGATAGAAAGATTAAAAGAAGTTATTTATAAAAGTAAGGATAAAACTCCATGTCAAATTAAAGATATGATATTAGATGCTATTAATAATTTTAGAAAAGGATATCAACAAGTAGATGATTTAACTTTTGTTATAATAAAAAATACTGAAGATAGTGAGATAGAATAG